Within the Sulfurospirillum barnesii SES-3 genome, the region TGGCATTGACTTCGCCCACGCCTCCAAATTCAAAAAACTCATTGGCACTTTTTCCTATTTTTGAAGCATTGACCGCAATAATAGATTTGTCCGTCATGCTTCCAAGCCATTCGCCTAATTTTAATTCTGCTGTCGTTTTTAGTTTCATAGGCATTAAAGGTTTTGGCGACTCAAACAGATAGAGATGCGAAAGATAATCATATTTAGCATAAGCAACGCTGGGCTTCTCTTTGGAATAGGCAACCGCATACTTTTCACTCAAAGCAATCGCTCGGGTATTTCCAAAATAGACAATGGAGCCTTTGTTTTTTTCATAACACTGTGAAAAATCAGGATACACAAACTCTGCTTTATTGGCAACGATAGGGGCATCCGCTGCAAAAAGAATACACGCTATGCTAAGAAAAAAAAGAGTAATACGTTTCACTCACGCTCCTTATGGCTTTATGCCAAATCCTCCAAAATGAGAAAGCATTTGGTTTGTTGCCAGTTTTTTATTATCTTCAACCATCTTTGTGACATCGTTCATCGCACTGATTAACAAAATTTGTAATGACTCTTTGTCGTTTAAAAGAGAATCATCAATAGTAATATCAATCACTTCACCATTGCCATTCATGCTCACACTGACAAGCCCACCACCACTTTTGGCCGTAAACTCTTTAGTGCTTGCCTCTTCTTGCATCTTTTGCGCTTGTTTTTGTGCCTCTTCAAGCATAGCACCCATTTTAGATAAATCAAAATTTTCAAACATTAAATATAGTCTCTTACTTCCACCATGGCATTGCTCTCATCCACTAAGACAACGGTCGGTTTAAATGTTTGTATCTCATTTTCATTCAAATGGGCATACGCAATAATAATAATTTTATCCCCAATATGTGCCTTTCTAGCAGCAGCACCATTAAGACAAATATCTTTTTGACCTGCACGTCCCTCAATCACATAGGTCGTAAAACGCTCACCGTTGTTAATATTCACCACTTCTACTTTTTGACCTACTTTTAAATGAGACGCTTCAATTAACTCTTTATCAATCGTAATAGACCCAACATAGTTCAAATTCGCATCCGTGACCGTGGCTCTGTGAATTTTACTGTATAACATCTCTAGCGTCATCGCTTTTATACCTCATTCAAGTTAAGAAATTTGTTTATTTTATCCTATTTTTGCTTAGCCCATCGTGCAAGAATCTCTTGAACCACAACCCTATCATCAAAAGGATGCTTCACCCCTGCAATCTCCTGATAGGTTTCATCCCCTTTTCCAAGGATAAGCACCACATCATTCAACCCTTGCATTACAAGCGCTTGCTCAATAGCTTCGTAACGATCTACCTTTACATGTAAAGATTCTTTGGCATGCATGCCACTTAAAATTTCATCAATGATGGTCTGAGGATTTTCAGAACGTGGATTGTCACTGGTGACAATAATCTTTTTAGCATACCGTTCTGCCATTGCCCCCATTTTAGGACGCTTCGTGCGATCCCTATCGCCTCCTGCTCCAAAAACGACAATCACATCACGCTCTTTCATACTCTCTAAAACTTTTTCCATCCCATCAGGCGTGTGTGCAAAATCAACAATGACCAATGGCTCTTGTGAAACCACTTGCATGCGTCCCTCCACACCACCAAAATGCGAAACTGCTTCGCAAATCTCTTCCATACTCGCACCTTTTAACATATCCACAGCGCCAATGGCAGCTAAAAGATTGTAAAGATTGAAAAAACCATGCATTGATGACTCAAATTCATAAACTTTCTCAATTTTTGAAACCGCTGCACTGATACCCTCTTTTAAAGAATAGGCTAAAATTTTATACGTTGCAGGATGTTCTATGCCATAACTCATAGCATTGGTGCGATTAAAGCGAATATTACGTTCATCTTTATTGATGAGCTTTAAACTTTCATCTTCAAAAAAACGACTCTTAATAGCAATATACTCCTCAATGCTCTTATGAAAATCTAAATGATCTTGCGTAACATTGGTTAAAATTTTGAGTGCAAAGCTGAGTCCATCAATACGATTTTGAGCAATCGCATGAGAGCTCACTTCCATGACAAAATACTCACATCCTTGCTCTACTGCCATTTTTAAATTTTTAATCGTTTGCAAAATAGGAGGAGTCGTTAAACTCTTCTCTTCAATACGCACATCATTGATAAAACAACCACGTGTGCCTTGTAATCCCACTTTTTTGCCAACATCAAGCAAAATAGAATAAATAGCAGCTGCTGTGGTCGTCTTCCCATTCGTACCTGTTATACCAATAATTTTAATCTTTCCCTCAATCTCTAAAAGTGATAAACACTCTTTGGCAGAAATAATCTTTACACATCCATTTTCAATTGCTTTTTGCGCATAAGAGCGATTTTGATCTGTTGAAACAAAAATCGTTGAAGCATCACATTCGGCTGAATTATCCGTTACATGTAAAAATGGAGCATGATTTTCTAATGCTATTTTCAAAGAATTTCTCCCTATTTTTGTACTTTTTTAATCAAAGATAAAAGCTGTTCGTCATTAGGGAAAAGGGTCACAGCACTTTCAAGGTAATTGAGTGACATTTCAACAAAACCATTCTCCATTAATTTTGAAAGAAAATCAACAAAATCTTCTTTTTTAGAAATGATAACTTTTGTTGAAAACATAATATCTTCAAAAGCTTCTTTGAAACTACCCCGAGAGTTAATTAATGCAAGGAAATCTTCATATTTAATGCCATTTTCTGCATTAATACGCATTTCTAAATCATTGTGCTTAAAAAGATGAGCTATTTTTTCACTATTTCTTTCGACAGAATCAATCATATCTTGAAATAATTCTTCAAACGATTCACTTGAGTTTTGTTGGTTCATAAGATAATATTCAAAAAGGGCTAAAGCTTGCTCCTCATTATGTGATGCTAAATCGCATAAAATAGCACCAATACGAGCCTCCTTTGATTGAGGTTCTTCACTAAGTGCTAAAGAAAACTCAAACAATGCCTCCTTAAAATTTTTTTCATAAAATTTTGCAATACCTTTTTTACTATGTGCGTTCATTACTCTCCAAATGCTTCAAACTCATATTCAGCCCCTGGTAAAATATTAATCACTTCAAGTTCGGGGTGTATATCAATACGTAATTGACGTTCAACTCCATATTTTAATGTTTGCCCACTGGAAGCACACCCTTGACAAGCACCTTGTAATTGCACAAAAACATGCCCTTTTTTAATGCCAAGTAATGTTAATCCTCCGCCATCTAATGCTAACATGGGTTTAATTTTTTCAAGTGATTTTTCAACGGCAGGAAGTAACTCTTCATCGCTAAATGGTATCATAAATTCTCCTATAGAAAAGTAGCTAATTTAACAATAGTTTGCGTTAAAAGTGACTTAATTTATGCATTGACTTTGATAGGAAGGGAATAGTGAGTGTGAAAGATAACAAAGAAGATTGGGGAAAAATCCCCAAATATAAAGAATTAAACGAGCTCTAAAAACGCCATTGGCGCTGCATCGCCTTTTCTGATACGTGTTTTAATAATACGGGTATAACCACCGTTTCTTTCCACATATTTAGGGGCAATTTCATTCACAAGTTTTTTGGTACACTCTTTATCTTGAAGTGCAGCAAAAACTGTCTTATGAGCGTGATCACCACCAACTCCAGCTTTTGTAATTAATTTTTCAACATATCCTCTAAGCTCTTTTGCTTTAGGAAGTGTTGTCTCAATTTTTTCATATTTAATGACCGCTATAGCCATGTTCTTCAACAACGCTGCTCTGTGTGATGAAGTACGACCAAGCTTTCTGTATCCATGCTTATGTCTCATAAATTAACCCTCGTTGACTTCAGATTTTAAATCTTCAATTTTTTTCTTAAGCAGACTCGCTGTTTCTTCAGAAAAGTTATACCCTACTGGATAACCACTCTCTTCCATAACTTGTCTAATCTCTTCTAACGATTTTTTGCCTAGGTTTTTGAGATCTTTCAATTCTGTTTCGCTCATCAATGAAAGCTCACCAATATATTTAACCTCAGCTCGATCCAAACAGTTGAAACTACGTGCGCTTAGATTTAACTCTTCCACGCTCTGTAATAACTTTGCCAATTCAACATTTTCGTTAGAACTCTCACTTTTTGGAGCCACTGCAATATCCAAAATACCATTAAATACTGACATTTGAGAATACATTGCTTCAAGTGAATTTTTAAATGCCTCAATGGGAGAAACCAAACCATCTGTTTCAATTGTAAACACAATTTTTTCATAGTTAGGATTGTCTTCAACTAAAACATTCTCTATTTCGTAAACAGCTCTTTTCACTGGTGTAAAGAAAGCATCTAAGGCAATAAAATCATCCCCAACTATATCTCTAATATTTTCACTGGGGACATACCCGATTCCCTTTTCAACAATCAAAGAAAAATTGAGTTCTGCATCTTCATTGATTGTTGCCAGATAAGCATCTGGCGTAACAATTTCAATATGTGAATTTGCAAGATCACTGCCTTTAATCTCACGTGGACCAGAAAAAGAGTAGTTAACTTCTACACGCTTTTCATCGCCTTTAAGTTTAAAGCGAATATTTTTAAGATTAATAATAAAAAGAGCAACATCTTCAAGCATACCACGCATGCTATCAAATTCATGGGTTACGCCCTCAATCTTTACAGCCGTTGGAGCCGATCCTACGGTACTACTTAAAAGCAATCTGCGTAGAGGATGTGCCAATGTTACAGCAAAACCTGATTCAAACGGATAGGCACTGATTTGAACCTTACTTGCTGAAATATTTTCGACCTCAATTTCAGTTGGCATGTAAGCTGATGTATTGATTTTTTTCATATGCTACCTACTTTATTATTTAGAGTATAGCTCAACGATTAATCTTTCTTCAACCGGAATAACTACTTCTTCTCTCTCAGGTATTCGTGTAAAAATACCCATTGCTTTTTCTCTTTCAACATCAACCCACGGTGCAATACCAGTTTGTTGTGTTAATTCAAGCGCTCTTTTGATTTGAGGGTTATTTTTAGATTTTTCACACACCTCAACTTTATCACCTGCACGAACAATATAGGAAGGAATATCTACTTTGCTTCCATTCACTAAAAGATGTCCGTGTGTTACAAGTTGGCGCGCAAATCTTCTGGTAGTTGCAAACCCCATACGATAAACAACATTATCAAGTCTTCTTTCAATTAAAAGAACAAGATTAATACCGGTATTACCCTCTTTTCTTGCTGCTTCATCAAAAATACGTCTGAACTGTTTTTCAGAAACTCCATACATAAATTTAGCTTTTTGCTTCTCTCTTAATTGAAGTCCATACTCACTAATTTTTGCTCTTCTTTGTCCGTGTTGACCTGGTGCATATGGACGCTTATCTAATGCGCTTTTACCAGCAAGTCTTCGCTCACCTTTAAGGGCTAAGCTAACACCAAGTCTTCTCTCGAGCTTTTCGACTGGTCCTCTATATCTTGCCATTTTTTCTCCTAATCTATTGCATAAACGAAAAAATTTATTCTGTTTTTCTTCTAAAAGTATATTCTAAAGCTAGAATTATACTCTTCGTCTTTTTGGAGGTCTACAGCCATTATGTGGTAAAGGAGTAATGTCTTTTAAGAAAGAGACTTTTATACCCTCTGTTGTACCAGCACTTTTTACCGCTGTTTCACGACCACTGCCTGGTCCTTGAACTTTGATACCGATTTCTTTGAGACCATGTTCTTTTGCTTTGGTAAGTGCATCTTCAACAGCTTGTTGTGCGGCATAAGGGGTAGATTTTTTGCTACCTTTAAAACCCAAACTTCCTGCACTACTCCATGCAATAACATTTCCCATCTCATCAGTTACAGTAACGACAGTGTTATTAAATGTTGCCGAGATATAGATAATACCTTTAGCAATATTTTTTTTAACAACTTTTTTACGTACTACTTTTCTTTTTGCCATCTGTTTCCCTTTGAGACTTCGTTATTTAGCTTTAGCGCCAACGGTGCGTTTTTTACCTTTACGGGTACGCGCATTCGTTTTTGTTTTTTGACCTCGAACTGGCAAGCCTTTTCTATGTCTAAGTCCACGGTAACTTCCCATGTCCATTAATGCTTTAATGTCCATAGCTACTTTTTTACGAAGATCACCCTCTACTTGAAAACCTGCTTGAATTTCTTTACGAATTGCTGCAACATCGTCTTCACTTAGTTCATGAACTCTTTTATCAAACGAAATTCCAGTTGCTGTTAAAATAGCTCTAGAACTTGTTAAACCTATACCATAGATGTATGTTAGACCATACTCTACTCTTTTCTTCATTGGAAGGTCTACACCTGCAATCCTTGCCATGATTATCCTTGTCTCTGTTTATGTTTTGGATTTACGCAAATGACTCTAACGATATTTTTTCGTTTGATCACTTTGCACTTATCGCACATCTTCTTTACAGAAGGTCGTACTTTCATTGTGACTCCTGAACTTTTTTTCCACTGGAATTTTGAGTTAAACTGTCACAGGTTTGATGATGTTTTCAAACCAACAATCGAAAAAACAGTGGTTCCTTTTTCGATTATTCTTCACACAGTTTTACAAAAGGGGCTAATTATACAGAATTTAAGCTAATACTTTACTTATATCTGTAGGTTATACGCCCTTTATCCAAACTATACGGGGTTAACTCAACTTTAACGGTATCCCCTGGCATTATTTTAATATAATGCATTCTCATTTTTCCAGCAATATGACATAAAATCACATGACTGTTCTGTACTTCAACTTTAAACGTTGCATTGGGAAGAGCTTCTATCACTTTCCCATCAATCTCAATAACATCATCTTTTGCCATTTAACCTCCTAGACTTTCAAGATAGCGACAAAATCTCTGCTTTACCATCTATGATAGCAACCGTATGCTCATAGTGGCTTCCTCTTAACCCATCTGTTGATACCACAGACCACTTATCTTCTAAAATTTTAGGTGTACCCTCTTTATGGCAAATCATTGGTTCAATACAAAAAACCATACCATTTTTAATTTTAGGACCACTTTTAGGATTATTACCCTCTAAATAATTGGGTAATTCTGGTTCTTCATGCGGTTTTCGACCAATTCCATGACCACAAAAACCTCGAAGAGGGACATATCCCCTAGCGTGAATAAACTGTTCTATAGCATGGCTTAACTCTTTAAAACGCATCTCTGCATGAATAATATCAATAGCATAATACAAAGCATCCTTAGCACATGCTATTAATGATTCATCCTCTTTTGATATTTGCCCCACACCAATCGTTACAGCAGAATCACCATACCAGCCATCCACTTCAGTACCAATATCCATGCCAATAATATCACCCTCTTTTAGTGCATACTCCGTTGGTATTCCATGAATAATCACTTCATTGACAGAAGTACATACCCCTGCAGGAAAACCATAAAGTCCCTTAAATGCAGGGCGAGCACCTAAACTTTGCATATAAGACTCACCCATGGCATTTAATTCTTTCAAACGCATGCCTGGGTGAATATTACATGTAAGATATTCAAGTGTTTTTGCAACAATTTTATTCGCATCAGAAAGCTTTGCAATTTCTTGCGCTTTTTTAATGGTTATTGCCATAATCTTAGAGTCCTACAGCACTCAATGTCTCATATTTATTCATGTACATTTGTGCTTCAATTTTACGCATCGTATCTAAGGCTACTTGAACAACAATTAAGACAGCCGTTCCTCCAAAATAAAATGGTACACCCATTACTTTGACAAGTACCCATGGAAGTGTCGAAATCAATCCTAAATAAATTGAACCCCAAAGTGTTAATCTTCCAGCAACATCATTTAAATACAAAGCCGTGCTTTCTCCTGGTCGAACACCTGGTATAAAGCCACCTTGTTTTTTGAGATTTTCTGAAATATCTTTTGCATTAAAAACAATGGATGCATAAAAATAAGCAAAGAAAATAACAAACAAAAACGTAAGAACATTAAAGACATAACTGTTTGGATTTAAAAAATCATGAATTGCTTGAACAATTGGATTGGTACTTGCTTGCATAATCGTTGATGGAAACATCAAAATTGCACTAGCAAAAATAGGAGGAATAACACCACTAAGATTCATCTTAATAGGTACGTAATTCATAATACGTTTATGTTGATTTTGAAGAACTACTTTGCGTGAATATGAAATAGGAACCCTACGTTCACCCATCTCAACATAAATAATAGAACCTACTGTAGCCAGTATAACAAGAAGGATACCAATCACAACTAGAAAGTTTAATTCTCCTGTATTCACAAGATTAATGGTCCCACCAATTGCACTAGGAATTCCTGAAACAATACCTGCAAAAATAATTAAACTGATACCATTTCCAATGCCTCTTTGTGTAATTTGTTCACCAATCCACATCAACAGCATTGTTCCAGTTAACATACTCGCAGCTGCAATCGCTGAAAATGTTGTCATATCGAGCATAATAGCACTCTCACCTGATCGACCTGTCATTCCCCCTAATCCCACAGAAACACCAATCGCTTGCACAATTGTAATACCAATCGTTGCGTATCGGATAATCTGCATGTACTTTACCATACCATCACGTTCTTTTTTCATTTTACCAAGTGCAGGGAAGGTAGCAGCAAGAAGTTCCATGATAATTGAAGCAGTAATATAAGGCATAATACCTAAGGAGATAATGCTTAATCGTTCAGCAGCATTGCCACTGAACATATTAAACATACCAAGAGCATTTGAGCTATTGGAGTCGAAGAACTCTTTAATTACCTCTATATTTACACCAGGAACTGGTACATATGCCAAAATCCTATATGCAAAAATAAAACCCAATGTAACTAAAATCTTCCTCGTGAGATCTTGATTCATCTACTCATTCCAGTAAACACAACATTCTCATCTTTAATTTTTGAAGCAAGTTCTTTTGCACCTGCGCCAATCAATTTTACTTTAACAATGCTGCTAGAAATTTTATGAACTGTTCTAATTGCATCAACAGTAATTTCAGCTAATTCTTTAACAGCTGTAATTTTATCAATATTGATGACATAAGGTTTCTCAATTTTAGAAGTAAAACCAACTTTTGGTAATCTTCTTTGAAGAGGTTGTTGACCACCTTCAAAACCTCTTTTTCTTTTATATCCTGTACGAGACTTTTGTCCGTTAGCACCACGGCTAGCAGTTTTTCCCATACCACTACCTTGACCACGACCTACGCGTTTGATCTTTTTGGTAGAGTTTTCTGCTGGGGTAAGATTATCTAATGCCATTTTGAATCCTTTTCTTCACTTAACTTTTAATCATGCTAAGAGCTTTAATCGTTGCTCTTACCACATTAGAAGCATTGTTTGAACCCAATGACTTTGTCAAAATATCCTTAATACCTGCAAGTTCCACAACAGGACGTGTTGCACCACCAGCAATCACACCCGTACCATCACTAGCTGGTTTAAGAATAATACGACTTGCATTAAATTTAACTTCAACATCATGTGCAATTGTTGAGCCTTTAATATTCACTTTGACAATGTTTTTAAATGCATCATCAACAGCTTTTCGAATCGCATCAGGAACCTCTTTAGCTTTACCAAAACCAAAGCCAACAAGACCTTTTTTATTTCCAACAACGACAAGTGCTGTAAATCTAAAACGTCTACCACCTTTAACAACTTTTGTTACGCGGCCAATATTGACGATAACTTCTTCAAACTCTTCTCTGTTATATTTTTCCATTGAATCGTTTTCCTCTTCTTTTTCTTATAGCACTATGCCGTTTGCTCTAAGGCCATCAGCAAAAGCAGCAACTACGCCATGATACAAATAGCCATTTCTATCATAAACAACTTGAGTTAAATTTTTAGCTTTTAGTGTATCTGCAAATGCTTTTGCAACTTCTGTTGCAGCTGCTTTACTTGAATTAAATCCTAATTTTTTACCATCCACACTTGCTAAAGTAACACCTGTAACATCATCAATTGCCTGCGCATAAAGATAGCGATTAGATTTAAAAAGAGAAATTCTAGGTCTTGCAACTGTACCAGAAATATCAGCTCTAACTCTTCTTTTTCGCTTAACTCTTAATGCAAGTTTTCGTTTTAAAATATTTGCTCTCATTTCCTACCCTTACTTCTTGGAAGTTTTTCCGGCTTTACGGATAATAGTCTCATCAATATACTTGATACCTTTACCTTTATACGGTTCAGGAGCCCTAAAACTTCTGATCTCAGCAGCAATTTGACCAACGACTTGCTTATCATCACCAACAATTGTGATTACGTTTTTCTCAACACTTACTTGAATATCTTGTGGAAATTCATAGTTAATTGGATGAGAGTAACCCAGTTGAAGCTCAAGAACTTTACCATTAACAGCAGCTTTATAACCAACACCGTTAATTTCAAGTTGCTTTTTAAAACCTTCTGTTAGACCCGTAATAACATTTTGACCAAGTGCGCGGTATGTGCCCCAAAAAGCACTGCTCTGACGATCAGTACCTTTTGAAATAAACACAAGTTCACCCTCTTGAACGTTTACGTCAACATTTCCCTTAGTGTCCAATACTTTTTGAACACTACCTTTTTTAAACTCTACTAAATCACCGTTTACTGACACTTCAACGCCAGCAGGTATTTTAATAGGTTTTTTACCAATACGAGACATTTTATTTCCTTTTACTTGTCTACGATAAGCTTACATCTTAGAATGGATATCGAATACCATAAAAGAACAGCAATTACCAAATACTACAAATAACTTCGCCACCAAGACCTGCTTTGTGTGCGTCGTCATTACTAAGAACACCTTTTGATGTACTAACAACAATGGTACCATACCCATTTTTGAAGCGTTTAATTTCATCAGAACCTTTATAGACTCTACGTCCTGGTTTTGAAATCTTTTTCACTTCATTGATAACTTGAGCACCTCTTGCATCATACTTCAAAACAACATTGATAAACTTTTTAGGACCTTCTTCAACAACGTTAAAACTTTCGATATAACCTTTGTTCTGAAAAATAACTAAAATTGCTTCAACCAGTTTTGAATGCATTAACTTCGTCACATCAAGTTTTCTCATTGATGCATTTCTGATTCTTGTTAAAGAATCTGCTACTAGATCATTAATCATAGTCTATTTCCTTACCAGCTTGCTTTTTTGAGGCCTGGAATAAGACCCTCATTTGCCATTTTACGAAGACAAATTCTGCAGATACCAAAATCTCTGTAAACAGAGTGTGGACGTCCACAAATTTGACATCGTGTGTATGCTCTTACTTGAAACTTAGGCTTTCTAGCAGCCTTTGCAATCATTGATTTTTTAGCCATATTATTTACCTTTTGCGAACGGCAAACCAATGAGTTCAAGAAGTCTAAATGCTTCTTTATCATTGCTAGCAGTTGTTACGACTGTAATATTCATTCCGTGAGTTTTCATGATATTATCATACTCAACCTCTGGGAACATCAATTGCTCATTTAAACCAAAGTTATAGTTTGCTCTTCCATCAAATCCAGATCGCGGAAGACCTCTAAAATCTTTTACTCTTGGAAGTGCTACAGAAATGAGCTTATCCAAAAATGCGTACATATTCTCTTTGCGAAGGGAGACTTTAACCCCTACAGGGTATCCTGCACGTACTTTAAAACCCGCAACGGATTTTTTAGCATTCGCAACAACCGCTTTTTGACCAGCGATTAGAGAGATGGTATCGACGATATTTTGCAATAACTTCGTATCTTTACCTTCTTCACCAGCGCCAACGCTGATAACGATTTTTTCGATTTTAGGAGCCAACATAGAATTAGCAATATTAAACTCTTTGACCAATGCTGGTTGCACTTCAGCATTAAATTTCTCTTGCAATCTGTTCATTATTTACCCTCTACTTTAGCCACATTAGAGACATGAATTGGTTTTTCAACATTAGCAAAACCACCTTTTGGATTACTCTCACTTGGCTTAATGGCTTTTTTTGCTACTTTGCAACCCTCAACAACGACTTGTGAAGTTTTTGGCAAAACTTGAACAACTTTTGCCTCTTTACCTTTATCGTCGCCTGCGATTACTTTAACAGTATCGCCTTTTTTAATTTTCATCTTTGTTGCCATTATAATACCTCCGGCGCCAAAGATACGATTTTCATAAAGTTAGCATAACGAACTTCACGACCGACTGGTCCGAAAATACGTGTACCGATTGGCTCTCTTTTGTTATCAAGAATAACAGCAGCATTTTCATCAAAACGAATCAATGAGCCATTTTCTCTTTGGATCTCTTTTTTTGTTCTAACGATAACCGCTTTTACCACTTGCCCTTTTTTCACTTTACCACTTGGTAATGCTTTTTTAACAGACGCAATGATTACATCACCCACGGTTGCATAACGACGTTTACTACCGCCTAGAACTTTAATACACATGATCTCTTTAGCACCACTGTTATCAGCTACTGCTAATCTTGTAAAACTTTGAATCATTATTCAACTCCTACTTTAACAATAGCACTGAGTCTAAAAGACTTTCTTTTTGAAAGTGGTCTGCACTCAATAGCACTTACCGTGTCACCGATTTTGACTTGGTTGCTCTCGTCATGGACTAGGTATTTTTTGAAACGTTTCACGAATTTACGATATCGTGGATGCATAACGCGTCTTTCAACTAAAACAGTGATTGTTTTATCGCCTGCTTTTTGAACAACTACGCCTTGAATCTCTCGTTTTAAAGCCATTAGTTACCCCTTACTTGAGCAGAAATAGCCGTATTAATACGTGCGATATCTCTTCTAACTTCTTTAATCTCATTCGGATTAGTCAGTTGCATTGTTTTTAACTTTTGTCTTAATGTAAACAAAAGAACCTTTTTCTCTTTTAACAATTCTGCAAGCTCTGATGCGCTTTTGCTATTTAAATCAATATACTTCATTTTCGCTCTCTCGAGTTACAATCTTGGTTTTGAAAGGCAATTTGTGCATTGCAAGGGTTAATGCTTCACGCGCTAACTCTTCAGACACACCTGCCATTTCAAAAATAATTCTGCCAGGCTTAATATTCATAACCCATTTATCCACAGAGCCTTTACCTTTACCCATTCTGGTTTCAAGTGGCTTAGCCGTTAAAGGTTTATCTGGGAATACAC harbors:
- the map gene encoding type I methionyl aminopeptidase, coding for MAITIKKAQEIAKLSDANKIVAKTLEYLTCNIHPGMRLKELNAMGESYMQSLGARPAFKGLYGFPAGVCTSVNEVIIHGIPTEYALKEGDIIGMDIGTEVDGWYGDSAVTIGVGQISKEDESLIACAKDALYYAIDIIHAEMRFKELSHAIEQFIHARGYVPLRGFCGHGIGRKPHEEPELPNYLEGNNPKSGPKIKNGMVFCIEPMICHKEGTPKILEDKWSVVSTDGLRGSHYEHTVAIIDGKAEILSLS
- the secY gene encoding preprotein translocase subunit SecY, which codes for MNQDLTRKILVTLGFIFAYRILAYVPVPGVNIEVIKEFFDSNSSNALGMFNMFSGNAAERLSIISLGIMPYITASIIMELLAATFPALGKMKKERDGMVKYMQIIRYATIGITIVQAIGVSVGLGGMTGRSGESAIMLDMTTFSAIAAASMLTGTMLLMWIGEQITQRGIGNGISLIIFAGIVSGIPSAIGGTINLVNTGELNFLVVIGILLVILATVGSIIYVEMGERRVPISYSRKVVLQNQHKRIMNYVPIKMNLSGVIPPIFASAILMFPSTIMQASTNPIVQAIHDFLNPNSYVFNVLTFLFVIFFAYFYASIVFNAKDISENLKKQGGFIPGVRPGESTALYLNDVAGRLTLWGSIYLGLISTLPWVLVKVMGVPFYFGGTAVLIVVQVALDTMRKIEAQMYMNKYETLSAVGL
- the rplO gene encoding 50S ribosomal protein L15; the encoded protein is MALDNLTPAENSTKKIKRVGRGQGSGMGKTASRGANGQKSRTGYKRKRGFEGGQQPLQRRLPKVGFTSKIEKPYVINIDKITAVKELAEITVDAIRTVHKISSSIVKVKLIGAGAKELASKIKDENVVFTGMSR
- the rpsE gene encoding 30S ribosomal protein S5, with amino-acid sequence MEKYNREEFEEVIVNIGRVTKVVKGGRRFRFTALVVVGNKKGLVGFGFGKAKEVPDAIRKAVDDAFKNIVKVNIKGSTIAHDVEVKFNASRIILKPASDGTGVIAGGATRPVVELAGIKDILTKSLGSNNASNVVRATIKALSMIKS
- the rplR gene encoding 50S ribosomal protein L18 — its product is MRANILKRKLALRVKRKRRVRADISGTVARPRISLFKSNRYLYAQAIDDVTGVTLASVDGKKLGFNSSKAAATEVAKAFADTLKAKNLTQVVYDRNGYLYHGVVAAFADGLRANGIVL
- the rplF gene encoding 50S ribosomal protein L6, which encodes MSRIGKKPIKIPAGVEVSVNGDLVEFKKGSVQKVLDTKGNVDVNVQEGELVFISKGTDRQSSAFWGTYRALGQNVITGLTEGFKKQLEINGVGYKAAVNGKVLELQLGYSHPINYEFPQDIQVSVEKNVITIVGDDKQVVGQIAAEIRSFRAPEPYKGKGIKYIDETIIRKAGKTSKK
- the rpsH gene encoding 30S ribosomal protein S8, with protein sequence MINDLVADSLTRIRNASMRKLDVTKLMHSKLVEAILVIFQNKGYIESFNVVEEGPKKFINVVLKYDARGAQVINEVKKISKPGRRVYKGSDEIKRFKNGYGTIVVSTSKGVLSNDDAHKAGLGGEVICSIW
- a CDS encoding type Z 30S ribosomal protein S14, encoding MAKKSMIAKAARKPKFQVRAYTRCQICGRPHSVYRDFGICRICLRKMANEGLIPGLKKASW
- the rplE gene encoding 50S ribosomal protein L5, with the translated sequence MNRLQEKFNAEVQPALVKEFNIANSMLAPKIEKIVISVGAGEEGKDTKLLQNIVDTISLIAGQKAVVANAKKSVAGFKVRAGYPVGVKVSLRKENMYAFLDKLISVALPRVKDFRGLPRSGFDGRANYNFGLNEQLMFPEVEYDNIMKTHGMNITVVTTASNDKEAFRLLELIGLPFAKGK
- the rplX gene encoding 50S ribosomal protein L24; this encodes MATKMKIKKGDTVKVIAGDDKGKEAKVVQVLPKTSQVVVEGCKVAKKAIKPSESNPKGGFANVEKPIHVSNVAKVEGK
- the rplN gene encoding 50S ribosomal protein L14, with protein sequence MIQSFTRLAVADNSGAKEIMCIKVLGGSKRRYATVGDVIIASVKKALPSGKVKKGQVVKAVIVRTKKEIQRENGSLIRFDENAAVILDNKREPIGTRIFGPVGREVRYANFMKIVSLAPEVL
- the rpsQ gene encoding 30S ribosomal protein S17, translating into MALKREIQGVVVQKAGDKTITVLVERRVMHPRYRKFVKRFKKYLVHDESNQVKIGDTVSAIECRPLSKRKSFRLSAIVKVGVE
- the rpmC gene encoding 50S ribosomal protein L29, whose product is MKYIDLNSKSASELAELLKEKKVLLFTLRQKLKTMQLTNPNEIKEVRRDIARINTAISAQVRGN